CTGTCACTAAAATAACTGAATCAGAATCTGAAATAATTTTAGATGAATTTGTTAAAAACAATATTGGGACAAAACAAGAAAATTATTATTATTTTGAAGATGGTGATAAATTAAAAATCGCAATTTCTTTGATTGAGAAAGGATTTCCAATAGATGAAATCTCTATTGCTTTAGATTGGAGAGATTTTGAGGGATTAACTGCAGAGATTCTAACTTCAAAAAATTTTGCTGTAATGAAAAATATGATGTTAACAAAGCCAAGAATGGAAATAGATGTTGTTGGTATTCGTTTAGGAATCGCAATGCTAATTGACTGCAAACACTGGAAACGCTACAGCAGATCCTCTCTAACTAGTGCTGTAAGTAAACAGATTGAGAGAACAAAACAATATGTTGCAAAAACTCCTGGCGCAATATCTGTGCCTGTAATTGTAACGCTATATAATGATAAAATTGATTTTATTGATAATGTTCCCATTGTGCCTATCTTTCAATTTTCTTCTTTTGTTGATGAATTTTATGGTAACATTGAACAGATGAAAACTATAGAAACAGACTAGTGCTGAAAAATACCACTCCTCCAATTACAAATCCTTTTGTAATTTTTAGGGAATTATCTAGAGCTTTGGAATAATCTTCATAAATTCCTGTCCCCATTACTTTTACTTTAGTTTCATTTTCTAATATCTCAAATTTTGCTGAAGAAATATCTGATTCAGATTTTTTGGCAATATCCAAAAACCAAGACGATAACTTGTCTGCACTTGTAATCAATCCTAATTGATAATACCCATTTCTGTTTCTAGCCTTAACAGGAGCAAAATGTGTATCTGAGGTACATATCTCAAGTAACTGATAATCTCTTTTTAAAAAATTATCGATTATTTTCTCTCTTACTCCATTTTCCATATTGTTAGCATCTGCCCATCCTAGAAAATATTTTTTATCGTTGATTTTCAAACAAACAATTCCTAGTCCGCCCATTCCAAGATCTTCTGTCCATACATCCATATCATCAGAGTTTGCATAACCAAATTCTATTGAGTGACTCTCTTTTGTTATTAGAGTATCCAAACATGATTTTGCTGCCTTTAGCATATCTTCTCCATCTTCTTTAGAAATTTCTTCACCCATTGCATTATGGCAATCAACGATCATTGTTCTTGCATAATTTCGATTTTTTGCATACTGCTCAATTTCTGTTTTCATGTAACTTGGAATATCCTCCATTCCATGTGGTGAGAGTGATAAAAACAAAAGTGGATTATTTCCAAATAGTAAACCGATAACTCTTGCTTTGTTAATTTGAACCGTTACAGGTTCTGTACAGTGAATACCTTCTTCTTTTACCTCGCTATTTTCTAAATTTTTTAAATAATTTTCAACTTCGTTCCTTGATGGCAAATTTAGCGCATGATCTGAAATACTATGCATTACCATTGCTGACGATGACAAGTTTTTGTAAATAAGATATGGGATGTTGCTTCCTCCTACTGGATGATATGGTCCTGGATGAATTTCAGGCAAAACCATTCTGAACTCTTTTTGTCCATTTGATGATGACAATCTAATTTGTGATGTCGATACTTTAGTTTCATTTGAGCGCTGTTCCATGATCTCTTCAGCATCTGTGAAATCATTTCCTTGTGATGCAAGATATGCTTGAATTGTTTTATGTGTACTCTCCATTCCTGGTCTTCCTGCCCTATCTGTAAGATATGACCATACGCTTGCAATAATCATAAAGGATATTCCATAACCTAATGATAATGGATCAGAAAGCATTGGAATCCATAAATCTTGAGGAATTAAAACAAAAAACATTGCTAATGGCTGAACAAAACAGATTGCCCAAGCTTTTCTAAGACTTACTCCAAGCGTTGTAGTGTAAATTCCTATTCTAAAACTTGCAAAGAGAAACATTCCAAATGTGATAAAAAACAATGAAGTTTCTTTTGATAATACAATACTTGCTAGTAATCCCATTAGAAGTGTTACAACCCATAACATTATTCCAAAAAGTGATGAATGAAGAGACTTTGAGTATTCTTTCTTCTTTGAAAATCTTGTATCTAGTAATTGAGTGATTGCAAGTACTCCGATAATTATTGGAAGTCTATACCATACATCTTTTGAGAAAATATTATCTAGATATCCAAAATATGTTGCAAGAAAAATCACTGCTGAAATTGATAATGATCCAACTAGGGAAAAGTAATGTGAAGATGGATTGATTAGAGTAAGGGAGAACCTGTTATGTATGTTTGAAACATCATCTGAGGCTTTTTCCATTATTTTCTCACGTAGCTAGGAATATGTCTATTGCCCAAGATACTGCAATTAAACCAATAGGGATTGAAATGACTATTCTAGGATCCATCTTGAATCCTTTTGTCTCGTCTTCGAAAAATCTCATGAGACCCCCACTTGATGCTGGAAGTGGAGCTGATTTCTTTTTACTACTCATTACAACTCGACATCAAGGATTTTAACATAAAAACTTTATTCATCTAGAAAAAACAATAAAATCTGAATTTTTATGCCTAAGGAATGGATTTCAAACGATCATATGGGATTTTACTTGAAGTTTATGTTTTGATTTTTTCTAGAGCCTCTAAAATTGAATTAATTGATTTTAGAATTTTTTGTTGTTTTTCATGGTTTTTCTCATTTTCTAATTCTTTAGAAAGAGTCTCTAATTTATTATCCAAAGTTTGCTTTAATGATGATTTGAACGATTTTGGTGTTTTTTCAATTGGGATATCTTTTCTCTCGGGTTTTCTACCACAATTAATACATAAAGCAAATCCATCTTTCATTACTCTCACTCCTGCACAATATGGGCAAGGTGCACTTAACAAAGTAGCCCCGTTTAGTAGCATTTCAGCTGCCTTTTTGGTTAAATCCTCTGTCATAGTTTTTCATTAGTTTTCTATTTAAAAAATCCAATTATTTTGAAAATTTTATAATTCAAACAAGGCTTAATAGTGCGAATAATTGAAATTACTTAGAACGAATGGCAGTAATTTGTAATACTTGTGGTCTTCCAGAAGATTTATGCGCATGTGGTGAACTGGCCAAAGATAGTACCAAAATTATCATTCGATTAGAAACTCGCCGTTTTAAGAAAAAGGGCACTATGATTGAAGGACTAGATCCCAAATTAAACAATTTAGAAACTGTTGCAAAAGAACTCAAAAACAAGTATGCTTGCGGCGGTACTGCAAAAGAAGGCTATATCTTTCTACAAGGAGATCATAGGGATACAATTAAAGACACTTTGATTCATTTGGGTTTTCCTGAAGAAAGTATTGAATTACATTAGACAAATTGCCAAGATCAAATAAACTTCTCCAAGCTTTTGGAATTCCCTATACTGCTTTACTATCTGTGATTTTTGGATTATTATTAGTTTCATTTCCTGTTGGTATCTTTGTTGTTTTTGAAAGCAACATTGGCGGTGATATCAATTATGAATTTCCTGTAACGCATTTAGCATTATTTGAAAACACTTCTTTGTATGAGGCTCCTGTTGATCTTAGTCTTGGTGATGCCTTTGTTGTATTGTGGTCCTTTTATGCAATAATTTTCACTATAGCTATACTTGGTCCAAAACAGGGATTTTTCAAATCTATCTCTCCACTAATCTCTTTTGGAAAATATGATCCTAAATCAAATTATATGATTGGTGTTACAAAATGGATTTCAATTTTAATTCTAATTTCAGCTTTGATAACTTTCACACAAGAAAAATTTGGAATAGTTACAGTTCCCCCTCTTGGTGAAAATGATCTTGTTCAATTTTTTTATGTCACTCTGGCTCCTTTAATTGAAGAAGTTGGATTTCGTTTAATATTGCTTGGAATTCCGTTATTTGCACTTTATTCCAGAAAAT
The window above is part of the Nitrosopumilus sp. genome. Proteins encoded here:
- a CDS encoding DUF2070 family protein, with product MEKASDDVSNIHNRFSLTLINPSSHYFSLVGSLSISAVIFLATYFGYLDNIFSKDVWYRLPIIIGVLAITQLLDTRFSKKKEYSKSLHSSLFGIMLWVVTLLMGLLASIVLSKETSLFFITFGMFLFASFRIGIYTTTLGVSLRKAWAICFVQPLAMFFVLIPQDLWIPMLSDPLSLGYGISFMIIASVWSYLTDRAGRPGMESTHKTIQAYLASQGNDFTDAEEIMEQRSNETKVSTSQIRLSSSNGQKEFRMVLPEIHPGPYHPVGGSNIPYLIYKNLSSSAMVMHSISDHALNLPSRNEVENYLKNLENSEVKEEGIHCTEPVTVQINKARVIGLLFGNNPLLFLSLSPHGMEDIPSYMKTEIEQYAKNRNYARTMIVDCHNAMGEEISKEDGEDMLKAAKSCLDTLITKESHSIEFGYANSDDMDVWTEDLGMGGLGIVCLKINDKKYFLGWADANNMENGVREKIIDNFLKRDYQLLEICTSDTHFAPVKARNRNGYYQLGLITSADKLSSWFLDIAKKSESDISSAKFEILENETKVKVMGTGIYEDYSKALDNSLKITKGFVIGGVVFFSTSLFL
- a CDS encoding preprotein translocase subunit Sec61beta; translation: MSSKKKSAPLPASSGGLMRFFEDETKGFKMDPRIVISIPIGLIAVSWAIDIFLAT
- a CDS encoding Sjogren's syndrome/scleroderma autoantigen 1 family protein, encoding MTEDLTKKAAEMLLNGATLLSAPCPYCAGVRVMKDGFALCINCGRKPERKDIPIEKTPKSFKSSLKQTLDNKLETLSKELENEKNHEKQQKILKSINSILEALEKIKT
- the yciH gene encoding stress response translation initiation inhibitor YciH is translated as MAVICNTCGLPEDLCACGELAKDSTKIIIRLETRRFKKKGTMIEGLDPKLNNLETVAKELKNKYACGGTAKEGYIFLQGDHRDTIKDTLIHLGFPEESIELH
- a CDS encoding CPBP family intramembrane glutamic endopeptidase, with product MPRSNKLLQAFGIPYTALLSVIFGLLLVSFPVGIFVVFESNIGGDINYEFPVTHLALFENTSLYEAPVDLSLGDAFVVLWSFYAIIFTIAILGPKQGFFKSISPLISFGKYDPKSNYMIGVTKWISILILISALITFTQEKFGIVTVPPLGENDLVQFFYVTLAPLIEEVGFRLILLGIPLFALYSRKSSLKYFIKCLWTPNSLDIFDSKKAIFLIVFVGMLFGFSHIAFGDSWSEGKFAQATVGGIILGWVYLKYGFVASLLIHWATNYFVFSYGNFLSQINYVSLEEAFSHSLMSTLEILFLAAGLLSISVLVLARFYSKKESALKI